The genomic region GCCCTCGTCTCATAAGCAAATTCCTTCGAGGTTTCAATCCGGCTTGAAGGCGGAGTCGAGGCTTGAATATCCTGCAGCACACATCGCTGGAGGGTCTGGAAGGCAAAGCCCGCCACGATTAAACGTAGAGAAGGGACCATTCTCTCTGCGGACTAGACGGGTGCGTGGCTTCTGAGTTTGATTGCAATTTTGATTGTTTCTTTAtctcttttttggttttcaggTTGATTATTTTTCGATTGTGAGTACTTCCAGTTCTATCTATTGAAATTTGTTTGATACACCGAGGCCTCGTAGTAGAATTTCCAGGGTATGCAGAATACACATACATAAATTGTGTCGAAATGCCATGGAGCTATAAACTAATCAACGGATACATAAGCCTAAGTTTTAATCTCCGGAGCGTGCAGAATATACATACGTTTGAAACTAATTTCGGAACATTTGACTAATGCCCGACATCATCTGGAAAACTCAGCGGAGTCTAGGCCTCTTGTTACTGCGCAGATCACTAAATGACTGCAAGCTCACACCAACATCTTCATCATATTCGATCCCGAGCTCCTCCTGCAGTGGCACAACAGCCTATTCACAACCACACCATAGCATAATCCATAAGCGCGTAAGACGAAACATCCCAATGTAAGCATACCTTAAATTCCTTAACATCTTTCGGTGAGTTCTCAGTAATAGCATCCCACAGATCTCTGAACATCCTTCGACGCTTTCTCCACTGACTGGCTTTCTCAGAGACCATTTGCTCAACCGCCTTGCGGTCTTCTGGCTTGACCAACGTAACTCCTCCGCGCAATTTTTCCAGTCGGTCCTCCATTTCATTGACCTAATACAGAATTCAAAACACCGGACTTCATCCATGTTCCGTACCCTTTTTTTCCCAGTCACATACTTTGACCTAATCAAGCACAAACCTATCGAATTAACTTACCTCCTTTCTCAGTTTTGCTTCCTTCTCCCTTATTTGCTCCAGAGTCAAATGTGACTGCAAAGTTTTTATTTCTGCAACGAAAGTGCATCGCGAAATTTCAAACCGAGAATTAAAATGTCGAATACCAGAGGCAATTCTCGAAACCATGACATGTAGTAAGGAACAGTAAACGGGTACCTCCCTCAACCTCGCTAATTGCTCTCTTTTGTTCGCCCAGCTGTTCCTGCAGTTTCTCATTCTCTTGCTTCATTCGGGTAAGCTCCTCGCTGTTTGGAATGGCGAACTGGTCCTGCCGAGCCAGGTAGATCTTCTGCTTGCCATACTCCTTGAACGAAATCTTGCCATTATCCGCAAGAGTGTCCAGCGCCTTTTGTATGGCCGCCTTCTTGAGGTTGAACTTCTGCAACGCATCCGCCACATTTTGAGAATTCAGCGGCCTATTTTGCTGGACAAAGATGTGCAAATTACCGTCAGCATTAGGACGAGCACAAACTCTACTTAGCAATAATCTGTTTGTTTTAGGCTTAATAATTCCTTCAATTATACGCTAATTAGTAGAATTACAGCGAATCAAAAAGaggaaaacaacaacaacagcagcagcagcagctacTGAAAAGAGAAAATTAATCACAATTCGATTTTCTCACCTACCAAACAGGCCAAAAATCGGAAGGGAAATTCACACATTACCAATTTATTCGACTTTACAGTAAAATTAGATTGCAATAGGAGAAACGAAAGATTATTTTTACCTCGTTCAAGTAGTTGAGGACGATTGCTGTAACGTTTCCACAAAACCAAAGGCAACAAAGAGGTTTAGCGATTCAGTAAAACGCAGATCGAAAATCAAATCGAGTAAATTACAGGAGAATGCTAGAACTAGGATTACCTTCTGGGTTTTCGGATTTGGGAGCCATTGATCGGAAACTCCACGGCTCCGTCCGGAGAATCGGAAACTGTACGGAAAATGGCGGGAAGAAGAAGCTTCTCAGAGACTCGAAAACTTTTGGCTCTCGGTTTGAAATGAAAACGACAATAATGTGCGCCCTTTCTGTATACGACGCCGTATCTCCAATTTAAAAGTGGTTTTCTAATGGACAACTTTATCCCTGTTTCATACTCGAATTTTACGTAAAGCAAACAAAATCGTTAATTTGGCGCTGAGAGGCAGGCCACGCAGCGACTTTTCGTTTCTCAGAAACGATGGCCACCGTCAGCGCGACATCTCCGCCTCTGCTCTGCTGCAAAAACCGCATCGCCGGTTTTTCAAACAAACCCTCCCTCAGCTCTCGACCCAAGACCCAATTTTGCACGCAAAAGCCGTTGTCTGGGGCATTGGACTCCCAAACGCGGCCTTCACAACCGTCCGCAACCCACGAAAGGAACTCCAAATTGAAGCCGCACATGTGCCGCGCGGGTCGCCCGAAATACACCACCCCCGTCCAGCAGGAGAACGACGGCTCAGAACGGCTGCTTCAGATTGCCGTATGGCTTGCTGAGGGAGTCTACATTTTGTGGCCTTTTCTCCTTCCTTACGCTCCTCTGCGTAAATTAATGTACTTTGAGTAATTCTTATATATATGTAGTAATacgcacacacacacgtacatacatacatacatttatatatatatataaataattataattagcTGCTCAAAGATGTTGCCTTGTTGGGAGTTCAGGGAGACCCAGTGTGGGCAATTAGTTCAGATACAGTGAACTCTCTTGTTTCTCTCTGAATTCCTTCTTCATTTTGCCTTTTATCTACTCCGGTATGCTGAATCAATCTGGTATTCATTTTCTGAGTTCAATTTCCATGTTGCCCCGTCACGGTGGCGATATCACAAGTTAACAAGGCACTAGAGTGCGGAACATAAAAACAGGTGACAGTGCATGATTGGCTCGAGATACCAGTACGGTGGAATCCCAGCTCATATTAGTCATATCTAGTAGTGGtaaactttaattaatttttttttttatgatatcTGCAATTAACTTGTTGGAAGAGTAGTTGGTGTTGGTTTGATTGATGCCCCGGTTCTGCACCCGGTCAGAATTTGTCATATCAAGTGAATTTGGTTTTTACTACCAAGTTTTACTATTTAAGCATCTTTTCTGACATGGACATTGGACAATTTGTTTTTTAGATGTCTGAAGGATTATTCAACTTTGTGATTGGGTGGACATTCATGTTTTGCTCCTCTGCTGTTCACGGATCGAAAGAGGGACAGATACAAGTGGTTTCTCGACGCCTTATGGGGTTTTCAGATGTTTCTCACTATTAATATGCTTTTGTCCAAAACTTATTGTTGTCGATATGTGAGCATTAATCTATGAATTTTGATAATTGGGAGGGCGGATTCAAATGCAGGACCTCTTTCGCGATTGAGAAACAGATATCACTAGGTCAAGAGCTAGTTGTTATCGGTCTATGATTTTATATATGCTTTGTAATGGGCATGTTTTCGGAGACCAGTTACGTTTTCCATCAATTTGATCAATGTTGTTGTGCATGTGATATGAACAGCTTTTCTAATACCTTACATGGCTACCCGGCTGAATGAGGCTGAGTCAGACTACACTCCAAGCAAGGGCTCACAGCTCGGGTCTGTGATGACCAATGGTGCTCCCATCGTTGGACTTGCTGGCGGAGCAATATGTCTGATATCTGCATTGTGGGCACTTTTTGGCCGAATGGACGGAAACTTTGGGAGCATTTCAGAAAGATGGGAGTTCTTGATCGGTTACCTAGGATCGGAGAGGCTGGCTTATGCATTCATTTGGGATATCTGTTCTTACGCCGTCTTCCAGCCCTGGTTAATAGGTGAAGAATATTGTCTTTTAATGATTTATATTTCACTGCCCAATGCTGCAATGGCAGCATGGTTTATATATAGTTTACATATACACGCatgaaagaaaaacaacaataaagGTCGCAGCTGCCATGTGCTTGTCCAGGTTGTTGCCATGTGATTGTCCAGGTTGTACAGATGCTTCAGCAGCTAGTGGGATTATTAGTGGACCACTGCCATGGGATTATTCCTTCTGTATTCCTTCTGTTGTGCAGGTTGTACAGATTCCTTCTGTTGTCCAGGTTGTACAGCAGCTTTAGCTTCATCATCCCCCCGCAAGCTCATGAGCGGACGACGAACGAGCTTGGACTTTAAGAAATGAAAACGATCAGCAGATAAGCCCTTGGTGAATATGTCTGCAGTCTGAAAAGTAGTAGACACATGATAGACATTTAATGACTTTGCCACTACAAGCTCACGCACAAAATGATAATCCACAGCAACATGTTTTGTTCGAGCATGGAACACGGGATTAGATGCCAATGCAATGGAGCTTGTGTTATCACACCAAATTAAAGGAGTCGAAATACGGATGCAAAGCTCCTGCAGCAGTTGTTGGATCCAAACAAGTTCAGTTGCCGTGATGGCCAACTGCCGATATTCGGATTCGGTACTTGAACGAGCAACTGTGCGTTGCTTTTTGGAGCTCCAAGATATTAAATTTGGACCAAAATATATGCAAAAACCACCAGTGGAGCGTCTAGTGTCTGGATCCCCGGCATAGTCCGAGTCAGAAAATCCGACCAAATCAGTACCACCGCGACTAAACTGAAGCCCGTCCTCAGGTGTGCCTTTTAAGTAACGAAGGATGCGTTTTACTGCAATCCAATGAACTGAGGTGGGCTGGTGCATATGCTGACATACCTGATTTACTGCATACGTGATGTCAGGTCTGGTGATGGTTAAGTATTGCAGAGCGCCGACCACACTGCGGTAGCTGGTAGGATTAGGCAAGGGAACACCATCAAGAGAATGAAGTGGAGAGCTAGATTGAGCTGGAGTAGCACAAGGCTTGGCGTCCAACATATCTACACGCTGCAACAAATCGAGAACATATTTTGTCTGCTTTAGATGTAACCCATCAGCTCCACGAGTTGCTTCAAGACCCAAGAAAAAATGGAGGGGTCCCAAATCTTTCGTAGAAAAACTCTGACCAAGTGCATGGATAAGGGAGTCAACATGAGAGCATTGATTGCCTGTGATAAGGATGTCGTCAACATAGATTAGAAGAATCAAATATACGCCATGATCATTAAAAATGAAGAGAGAATGATCTGCTTGTGATGccacaaaacccaaatcaaGAAGATATTCAGAAAAGCGATGAAACCATGCTCTTGGGGCTTGTTTCAAGCCATATAAGGACTTGCGTAAACGACAAACATGATGAGGATACTCGGGGTCTTCAAAACCACGTGGTtgtttcatgaaaacttcttcAGAGAGATTCCCGTGCAAAAACGCATTTTGGACATCAAGTTGGCGTATAGGCCAATTATAAGAAACTGCAAGGGCAAGAACCAGTCGAATGGTGACATGCTTAACCACCGGACTAAACGTCTCCGTGTAATCAACACCCATCGTTTGATGAAATCCATtggcaacaagacgagctttataTCGCTCCACTGTACCGTCAGATTTCCGCTTTGTGCGATAGACCCACTTGCAAGGAAGAACATGAGTAGCAGTTGAAGAAGGTACCAACTCCCATGTACCAGCATCTTTCAAGGCCTTAAACTCCAATGTCATTGCATCACGCCAATGAGATAATTGATTTGCCTCGCGAAACGAGGTTGGTTCAGAATCAGGAGCTTGTAATGATGTCAATAAAGCATATTTGGGGTTTGGTTTTCGAATGCCAGATTTAGACCGAGTGAGCATGGGATGGTGAGCAGAAGcggaggaaggtggaggagcCTCATTAATGGAAATCAAACTGTCAGAGCTATCAGGAGCAGGTTGAGAATGAGGTGGCGAGGAAAGTGAAGGTGTAGACAATGGTGAACTTGAGGAAGGTTGCAAGGGGAAGAGAGGTGCTGCACTAGAAGAGGATGTTAGAGTATGAGGAATAGAAATATGAGATGATGAAGGTACCTGAGGGAGAGGTGGTAAGGGAGAATGAGTGATAACCACGGGAGAGTAAGCTTCTGACGGCAAGACTGAGGAGAATTGTGTAGGGTTGTCGAATGGAAAAGTTTCCTCATCAAAAACCACATGACGTGACAAATAAACTCGTCCATTTGACATATCATAACAGCGATAGCCCTGATGATGAAGTGAGTAACCAATGAAAACACATTTTTTTGAACGAAAttccaatttatttttattataaggGCGTAAATAGGGAAAGCAAGCACAACCGAAAACACGAAGACATAAATAAGAGGGCTTGCGACTATACAATTTTTCATAAGGCgaaatataattcaattggcGTGCTGGAAGACGGTTAATTAAATAAACTGAGGTGTTGAAAGCATCcacccaaaaagaagaagacatttTAGCAGTGGCAAGTAAAGTAAGACCCATGTCAACAATATGGCGTTGTTTCCGTTCAGCAGCACCATTTTGTTCAGGAGTATGAGGGCATGTTATCCGGTGCTCAATaccattattaattaaaaattgttgaaattccTTACTCATAAATTCACCCCCGCCATCAGTTTGGAAAGATTTTATCTTATAAACAGTATGGATAGATAGAAGATTTTCAACAAgcaatttaaatttttgaaaatgaGAAAAAGCTTCATGTTTAAATCTCATAGGAAATATCCAAGTATAACGAGAGTAATCATCaagaaatattataaaatacttGGAACCCTTAACAGAGACAATTGGTGAAGTCCAAACATCACAATGAATCAATTGAAGAGGACAAACTGAAACTGATGGAGACAAAGCAAATGGTAGTTTAGTGCTTTTGCCCAATGGGCAAGTAGGGCAAAAACTAGGGAACTTAGAATCCTTAATAGGAATAGaggacataattttttttaaaattgcaGGAGATGGATGACCGAAACGCTGATGCCACATAAATGAAGAGGTTCGTTGTCCAAATAATGCCACGTTCTTGAAAGGAAATTTCGACAAACCCACACGAAACGGATACAATCCATTCTCACTCTTGCCGTGGAAAAGCGTCTTCCCCGTGGATAGATCCTTCACAAAGAAATCAGTAGGAGTGAAAATGAAGTAGCAATGATTATCACAACAAAAGCGATGAACGCTCAGTAGATTAGCAGAAGCAGAAGGACAATGCAACACAGAATTTAAAGGAAATTGAGACACGAAACCGGAACCAATATGCTTTATAGACAAACCTGCACCATTACCAACCGCGACTTGGTCTTGGCCAATATATTCTGTGGAGAGGCTCAAATTAGCTAGATCATTGGTGATGTGTGACGATGCGCCACTGTCGGTATACCATGTAGGGGATCGTGCATTAACCACAGGAGAGGCAGCCATCATAGCATGAGATTGTGGATAGCGGCCTTCGGAAAAAGGCGACTTGAAACAATTTGCGGTAGAATGACGATGATCACCACAATAGTTACAAATATTAGAAGAAGAGGGAGCATCCGCAACATGGTGGGGAAGATAGGAAGAGCGACGAAGACCAGCATTGGGTGTAGGAAGAAGTCCTCGATTCTGAAACGAGCCACGACCGGATCCACCATGAAACAAACCACTGTTTGAACCACCACGACGGCCAACAAAAGGATTACTAGCACCGCGACCTTGAAAAAAGCCACGACCTTGAAAACCACCACGACGGAATGAGGATGTACGACCATTTCCTCGGTGAAGTGTGGTTCCACGACCAGGATTGGGAGTGGAGCCAGAAGGGGCAAAGAGAGCTGTAGTGGTGTGATCAGGACTGAAAGTAGGGCTATAGTCGTCCATACGGCTTTCAGCGCTTAAGAGCAAAGCAACCATATCGTCAAGACTCATAGGATTTTCTCTTGCTTGAATCGAAGTAACTATACTTTCGAAAGCAGGACCAACACCATTCAAAATCAGCTCCATAAGATCATCGTCATCAATAGGTTTTCCCGCAAGAGCCAATTGATCAGCAAAGTTTGTTAATTTATCAACATAGTCTGTGATGGACATGTTACCTCTTTTAGTGGACTGCATCTGGTGCTTAAGTTGAAGAACACGGGTGCGAGATTGAGAAGCAAAACGTGTTTTCAGAGTATCCCAAGCAGCTCGGGATGTGTCACAGGTGGCGACGATGGAAAGCACATTGGGTGTCAAAGTTGAGTTAATCCAACTCAACAATTGTTGGTCCTGTCGCTGCCAAGTTACGTACTCGGAGTTGAGAGCAGTAGTATTCTCAAGAAACTTGGGTggacatgtttttgtaccatcaACATAGGCAACAAGATCATTACTTTTAAGTAAGGGATTAAACTGGGCAAGCCACAACATATAATTGGTTCGATCAAGTTTGATGGAAACCAGATAGGAAATATTAGGAAGGGAGCTggtaagaagagaagaagaagcagccatGGAAGCGGAAGAAAATTTGAGAAGAAGAGAaggcagaaaaaaaaatacagttgCGAGCTTGATGGGTTAGAGGAAGGAGGAAACAGATGCAGGAGGTTTTGTCGTTAGACAAAAGGCTCTGGATACCATGAAGAATATTGTCTTTTAATGATTTATATTTCACTGCCCAATGCTGCAATGGCAGCATGGTTTATATATAGTTTACATATACACGCatgaaagaaaaacaacaataaagGTCGCAGCTGCCATGTGCTTGTCCAGGTTGTTGCCATGTGATTGTCCAGGTTGTACAGATGCTTCAGCAGCTAGTGGGATTATTAGTGGACCACTGCCATGGGATTATTCCTTCTGTATTCCTTCTGTTGTGCAGGTTGTACAGATTCCTTCTGTTGTCCAGGTTGTACAGCAGCTTTAGCTTCATCAATAGGTGACAATCTTCAAGATGTTGAGAGCAGCAAGATTGGTATCGTAAATTATCTTAGATTTGTACCAGTTGTTGGCTAAGTTGCTTACCTTGTTTGTCTGAATCTTGACGAGGAACTGTAGCTTTAACAGCAAGTAAATATCTGATTGTAATAACTGTATCAAAGACAAAACATTGTACTGCAATATGAACATGAAGCTTCCTTTATTCTTCCCAAAGACAACAACACAAAGACAAGGGCGTGAAGTTTCCCCCCATTGGGTAAAGCCACAGGAccaataattattaaaaagggCTTTTGCGCAcgtttttttcttccttctacACCAGTATTTATGTttcatttgtattttctttttattggaGGCTCATATGTTAAAGTGACccagataaaataaagggtggtgctatttaTAAACTCATTTTTATCTCTCAATCTTAATTTCCGGCCTTCGAATCGGaagaattgaaaaatatcaatagaTAAAAATCaacaagggtgtgtgagaggtaaaaaaaagtttgaataacAATACCCAACATAAATTGTATTAAAGAGTATGAAAATAGTAATACAATTAGCACTACgacttcatttttattttgctaTAAAAAAAGGGGACATGTATCTCGTTTTACTATAGCTAAAATGTAAAACGAGATACGTATACCTGGAGGGACAACGACTACAGACAGTCTATGTAATGTTAGCAGAAACTGCATATGTAGACAAGACAAGGAAGAACGAACATCAAATCTATGGCACATGAGATTGGGTCATGTTAGcgatcacaagctaaatgtaaTGATGAAGAAGTCAATGCTTAAAGGGCTATCTCAGCTTGATGTAAGAACATATACAGTTTGTgtaggatgccagtatggtaaagcacatgaACTACCATATGAggagtcgaagtttaaagcaaaagaTCCGTTATGTACTCTAATTTGTTTACTTAttttgtctctccaacacttgtaTTAGAGTTATGTACTCTaatttttcttaacatttttaactttttctctCTTCCATGCGTATGCACGTGAAAGTGACCAGAGGACTGCAATTAAGTACGGATCTATTTTCAACCAGAAAGAGATGCATATTGCTTTTTGGGTAAGTCCAAAGACGTGCATTCTTCTCTATTACTGAGAGAAGTGCCGCAGCAGGTTAAAAGGAAGAGAGACTCACTTGGGCTAATTCGTCTGCGAACAGCATGGAAAAGCCACTTCTGGGCAGCTTCAAAGAAGCTGAGTACGAAAATGCAGAAAGCAGATGCATGCGTTTCAATTCGATGGGTAAAAAGATGATGAATTCTTGGAAAGATTTACTACATTTTGCTACAAAAGCATGGCAAATGGGCCGTTCTGATCCCAGGAAAATCATCTTTGCAATAAAAATGGGACTGGCTTTGTCCACAGTTTCTTTGCTAATATTTTGGAAAAAATCATATCACGACGTTAGTCAGTACTCAATCTGGGCTATCCTCACTGTAATTGTGATGTTCGAATTCAGCATCGGTACGCTTTGTTTGATTTCAGAACGTAAAGTATCAATTTAGGTCTGTTCGATAACCATTgtttcagttttcagttttccGTTTTCATGCAGGTGGGACTTTCATCAAAGGATTTAACCGCGGTTTCGGAACCTTGTTTGCCGGAATGCTTGCATTCTGCTTTTCCGAGTTATCATTGCTGGCTGCAAAACTGGAGGAAGTTGTGATTGTCATAAGCATATTTATCATTGGTTCGTATAAGTACTAATTGCAAATTAAAATCATAGTTAAATTCAACCTTTTTTCTAACTCTGCTTCTTCTCGACACCCTTTAGGATTTTTTGCGTCTTACTTGAAGCTGTGCCCAACAATGAAGCCCTACGAGTACGGGTTTCGAGTTTTCGTGTTGACATACTGCATCCTAATGGTTGCTGGGAACAGAACAAGGGAGTACAATGTGGCAGTTGTGACTCGACTGGTTCTTATTGCAGTGGGAGCTGCTGTTTGTTTAGCTGTTAACATATGCATATATCCGATATGGTCGGGAGAGGATCTGCATAACTTGGTAGTGAAGAATTTCAAGGGAGTTGCTACTTCATTAGAAGGTACAATTACAATGTGCGaattttttctttactttctagTCAGCTTTCTGCTCTATTAATCTGCTCGACTTTATTGCTTAGGCTGCGTTAACGGGTACCTAAAATGTGTCGAATATGAGAGGATCTCCTCACGAATTCTTACATACCAAGCTGCAGATGATCCACTGTACAAGGGCTATCGATCCGTGGTCGAATCTACAAGCCAAGAAGAAACTCTGGTATGATTTACTCCAAGAAGAAGCACTCATACAACCCGGAAGTTCTTGGGAGTTTTGATTTCCATTTGACTTGTTTTTTTATGAGTGCAGTTGGGATTTGCAGTCTGGGAACCACCTCATGGGCGTTACCGAATGTTCAATTATCCTTggacaaattttgtgaaattaagTGGTGCATTGAGGCATTGTGCGTTTATGGTCATGGCTCTACTCTACATGGATGCATTCTTTCCGAAATACAGGTAACCGTGCGTGACAAGAAAGAAATCGATTACATTACAAATTGTGATTCGGACGTATTACTTGTACAGTTTCCTTCCCACAGACACTGTTGGTTAATAATTTTGTACTACATGTAGGCACCAGCAGAAAAAAGGCAGGTTTCTCGTGATGAACTCCAGCGGGTTGGAGCTGAAGCTGCCAAAGTTTTGCTGGAACTCGCCAAGAAAGTGGAGAAGATGGAAACATTAGCCCCTGGAGACATGCTCAAAGACGTGCATCAGGCAGCAGAGGAACTGCAGAAGAAGATAGACCAGAGATCATATCTTCTGGTCAATTCAGAGAGTTGGGAAATCGGAAGACGGCCTAACGAACCACAAAATGCTTCATCAGAGGACATGCTTGGGGACCAAGCATCTTGGCCCTTGCCCCTTTCATTCGGTGGCGGCAGTGGCATTATCAAGGAATGTAACTGTGGAACATATGAAAGCGCGAGCGTCTTGTCCCTGGCTACATTTGCTTCGCTACTGATTGAGTTTGTTGCCCGGCTTCAAAATGTGGTTGACACATTCCAAGAGCTCGGCGAGAAAGCAGACTTTCAGGCGTTTGTTCCGGATACACTGCCTGCAAAGAAATTCGGGTATAAAAGCGTAACGAATGAAACAGGATTTGCTAACAAAAGCAATTGCAGGGAGGGTGAGGTGTAGGTTAAGATTATGATAGGTCCAGCGTTCGAATCCCTCCACTAAAAGATGTGCCGAAATTGCTCTGCTAGTCTGTAACACCCACGAAAATTTCAAGCTACTGGAAATCTTGTGGGAATTAGTTCCGTTTGAACTCTAAACCTGAGAAGAAATTTAAAAAGGGGACGTTTCGATTGCTCGTTACACTGTTGATGGCGCACGGACGAAAAAATGAGTCGATTATCGACTTAATAATGTCATGAGAGGGTGTGGACAACAATTCCTTACATTTCAAACCATCCAGAGTTTGATCAGATGATACATGTCCAACACTCATCTATGAGCCTATCTATCACAAATCACAA from Pyrus communis chromosome 4, drPyrComm1.1, whole genome shotgun sequence harbors:
- the LOC137730585 gene encoding homologous-pairing protein 2 homolog — its product is MAPKSENPEAIVLNYLNEQNRPLNSQNVADALQKFNLKKAAIQKALDTLADNGKISFKEYGKQKIYLARQDQFAIPNSEELTRMKQENEKLQEQLGEQKRAISEVEGEIKTLQSHLTLEQIREKEAKLRKEVNEMEDRLEKLRGGVTLVKPEDRKAVEQMVSEKASQWRKRRRMFRDLWDAITENSPKDVKEFKEELGIEYDEDVGVSLQSFSDLRSNKRPRLR